The following proteins come from a genomic window of Fontisubflavum oceani:
- a CDS encoding NAD(P)/FAD-dependent oxidoreductase gives MNKPVDFAVIGRGMMGSACARYLAESGASVALIGPNEPADRITHSGPFGSHHDQGRITRRLAHDVDWARLSSRSIDRYADLETRSGLEIFTASGGMMAGPRAGPGSDFTESFLKVADALDIPHEHHNDATLPRRFPEFTFPPGTEAAWEASGGTINPRALRDAESLLASKASAEIIPQAVTALNQNKLHFADGTTLAAGHVVMATGAYAHTDDLLPARPEMRVYARTIAFAQVDETEAARLAKMPSLIFIPEGLAYDLYLLPPIRYPDGKLYLKIGGEDESPLLTNRSDITTWFQGDGNAQVSETLLTHLRTLMPDLAIQGTHTGSCAVSFTTTGYPYIDRLSDGLTLLTGGNGAGAKCCDELGRLGAMVARGESIQAEGYETDFRAVLA, from the coding sequence ATGAACAAACCCGTCGATTTCGCGGTGATCGGACGCGGCATGATGGGCAGCGCCTGCGCCCGATACCTGGCGGAGAGCGGGGCGTCCGTCGCGCTGATCGGCCCGAATGAGCCCGCCGACCGAATAACGCATTCCGGCCCCTTCGGCAGCCATCACGACCAAGGCCGGATCACCCGTCGCCTGGCTCATGACGTGGATTGGGCACGGCTCTCAAGCCGGTCAATTGACCGCTATGCCGATCTTGAAACGCGAAGCGGATTAGAGATTTTCACCGCGTCAGGGGGCATGATGGCAGGCCCGCGCGCGGGTCCCGGCAGTGACTTTACCGAGAGCTTCCTGAAAGTCGCCGACGCGCTCGACATCCCACATGAGCACCACAACGACGCGACGCTTCCCCGGCGGTTCCCCGAGTTCACCTTCCCGCCCGGCACAGAGGCCGCTTGGGAAGCCAGCGGCGGTACGATCAACCCCCGCGCCTTGCGGGATGCGGAAAGCCTCCTGGCCTCGAAAGCCAGCGCAGAGATCATCCCACAAGCCGTCACGGCCCTGAACCAAAACAAGCTGCACTTCGCAGATGGCACCACACTTGCCGCCGGTCACGTCGTGATGGCAACTGGCGCTTATGCGCATACGGATGATCTGCTCCCGGCCCGCCCGGAGATGAGAGTCTATGCCCGCACCATCGCCTTTGCTCAAGTTGATGAGACCGAAGCCGCCCGCCTGGCAAAGATGCCGAGCCTGATCTTCATCCCCGAAGGGTTGGCCTACGATCTCTACCTCCTGCCGCCGATCCGCTATCCCGATGGCAAGCTTTACCTGAAGATCGGCGGCGAAGATGAAAGCCCACTTTTGACTAACCGATCTGACATCACCACATGGTTTCAAGGAGATGGCAACGCGCAGGTCAGCGAGACACTCCTCACCCATCTCCGCACCCTGATGCCCGATCTCGCCATTCAAGGCACCCATACGGGCAGTTGCGCCGTCAGCTTCACGACCACCGGATATCCCTATATCGACCGGCTGTCCGATGGTCTGACGCTCTTGACCGGCGGCAATGGCGCAGGCGCGAAGTGTTGTGATGAGCTGGGGCGGCTCGGTGCGATGGTGGCGCGTGGCGAAAGCATCCAGGCCGAAGGCTATGAGACGGATTTCCGCGCAGTCCTTGCTTGA
- a CDS encoding glycosyltransferase family 4 protein, with protein MTSYLDPAQIDVIAPNFKRRLSGVTATVVRLVPLQAQEIAIAAVAPALPTHVPQIRRSDLLTMPAKGPSGHRVWHARRNSEMLAGLVLKHLFRKRLKLLFTSASQRQHTGYSKWLIRQMDAVISTSQKTAGYLDRPSTVILHGIDTESFSPPVDRAAVKASLGLPPGPLVGCFGRIRAQKGTDVFVDAMIEVLRDRPDAAAIVMGRATEKHLGFERDLKAKVAAAGLADRLLFPPEVPVHDVAKWYQALDLFIAPQRWEGFGLTPLEAMACAVPVVATTVGAFEELVVPGETGALIPPGDVPAMIEAAAQLLDCPEDRARQAAAARAHVVQNFRIEGEAQKIIAIYRDLLGAA; from the coding sequence ATGACGAGCTATCTCGACCCTGCGCAAATCGATGTGATCGCGCCGAATTTCAAGCGCCGCCTCTCTGGCGTCACGGCGACGGTTGTGCGGCTGGTGCCGCTGCAAGCACAAGAGATTGCGATTGCCGCCGTCGCGCCCGCTTTGCCGACCCATGTACCGCAAATCCGGCGCAGCGATCTGCTGACTATGCCCGCCAAAGGCCCGTCAGGTCACAGGGTGTGGCACGCGCGGCGGAACTCAGAAATGTTGGCCGGGCTGGTGCTGAAACATCTCTTTCGGAAACGGTTGAAACTGCTCTTCACCTCTGCGTCGCAAAGACAACACACGGGCTATTCCAAATGGCTGATCCGGCAGATGGATGCGGTGATTTCCACCTCGCAAAAGACCGCTGGCTATCTTGATCGGCCATCGACAGTGATCCTGCATGGCATTGATACGGAAAGCTTCTCTCCGCCTGTCGACCGCGCTGCCGTCAAAGCATCGCTTGGCCTTCCGCCCGGGCCGCTGGTCGGGTGTTTCGGGCGCATTCGGGCGCAAAAGGGCACGGATGTCTTTGTCGATGCGATGATCGAGGTGCTGCGAGATCGCCCGGATGCGGCGGCCATCGTCATGGGGCGCGCGACCGAGAAACATCTCGGCTTTGAGCGTGATTTGAAAGCAAAGGTCGCGGCGGCGGGCCTGGCCGATCGGCTGCTCTTCCCGCCCGAGGTCCCGGTTCATGACGTCGCCAAATGGTATCAGGCCCTGGATCTCTTCATCGCCCCGCAGCGGTGGGAGGGCTTCGGCCTCACCCCGCTGGAAGCCATGGCCTGCGCTGTGCCGGTTGTGGCCACGACGGTCGGGGCCTTTGAAGAACTGGTGGTGCCCGGAGAAACCGGCGCGCTGATCCCGCCCGGCGATGTTCCGGCGATGATCGAGGCCGCCGCGCAGTTGCTAGACTGTCCAGAAGATCGCGCCCGGCAAGCCGCCGCCGCACGTGCCCATGTCGTGCAGAATTTCCGGATTGAAGGCGAGGCGCAGAAGATCATCGCGATTTATCGCGACCTTCTTGGCGCCGCTTAA
- the hemF gene encoding oxygen-dependent coproporphyrinogen oxidase: MSDLFDTRKARASTWFRRLRDEIVTAFEALEDTQGGEGAPGRFEIKETKRASEDGSDAGGGLMSVMRGGKVFEKVGVNVSTVYGTLGPRAVQAMAARKDLSGLKDDPRFWASGISLVAHMQNPRVPAVHMNTRMFWTPHGWWFGGGADLNPAIEYEADTAAFHAVLKDHCDRHDPEYYPKFKAWADEYFYIPHRGRARGVGGIFYDDLNTEDWDADFAFTQDVGRAFLPAFLGVVEARRHEAFTEEDREAQLVHRGLYAEYNLVYDRGTKFGLETGHDANAVLMSLPPIAKWI, translated from the coding sequence ATGAGTGACCTGTTTGATACCCGCAAAGCCCGCGCCTCGACCTGGTTCCGCCGGTTGCGGGACGAGATCGTCACGGCTTTTGAAGCCTTGGAAGACACGCAAGGCGGAGAGGGGGCTCCGGGCCGATTCGAGATCAAAGAGACCAAGCGCGCCTCCGAGGATGGCTCGGATGCCGGCGGCGGATTGATGAGCGTGATGCGGGGCGGCAAAGTCTTTGAAAAGGTTGGGGTCAATGTCTCCACCGTCTATGGCACGCTCGGCCCCCGCGCGGTGCAGGCGATGGCGGCCCGCAAGGACCTGAGCGGGCTGAAAGATGATCCACGCTTCTGGGCCTCGGGCATTTCCTTGGTGGCGCATATGCAAAACCCGCGCGTCCCGGCGGTGCATATGAACACAAGGATGTTTTGGACGCCGCATGGCTGGTGGTTCGGTGGCGGCGCGGATCTCAACCCGGCCATTGAATACGAGGCCGATACCGCCGCCTTTCATGCCGTATTGAAGGATCACTGCGACCGTCACGACCCGGAATACTATCCCAAATTCAAGGCTTGGGCCGATGAGTATTTCTATATTCCCCATCGTGGCCGGGCGCGCGGTGTCGGCGGGATTTTCTATGACGACCTGAATACCGAGGATTGGGACGCCGATTTCGCCTTTACCCAAGATGTGGGCCGGGCGTTTCTTCCGGCGTTTTTGGGTGTGGTTGAGGCCCGGCGGCATGAAGCATTCACCGAGGAAGACCGCGAGGCGCAGCTTGTTCATCGCGGCCTCTATGCGGAGTATAATCTGGTCTATGACCGGGGCACGAAATTCGGGCTCGAGACCGGGCATGATGCGAATGCGGTCTTGATGAGTCTGCCGCCGATTGCGAAATGGATCTGA
- the ccoS gene encoding cbb3-type cytochrome oxidase assembly protein CcoS, producing the protein MDVLGILIPVSLFLGGVGLAAFFWMLKRGQFEDPDGDAHRILRDDYDDAPKD; encoded by the coding sequence ATGGACGTTCTCGGCATCCTTATCCCCGTTTCGCTCTTCTTGGGTGGCGTTGGACTTGCGGCGTTCTTCTGGATGCTCAAACGGGGCCAATTCGAAGACCCGGACGGCGATGCGCATCGCATCCTGCGCGACGACTATGATGACGCGCCGAAAGACTAG
- a CDS encoding FixH family protein, giving the protein MSSETKPGRELTGRHVLAIFVGGFGLIIGVNLFMAYNAVSTFPGLEVSSSYADSQDYDLRREAQEALGWNASVAVDGDILTLTMVDDAGQPVAPAELNALLTRPTNQREDQLLELSRVNGAFTAPVQVSEGRWRLRLTGTARDGTDYRHNITFTLRE; this is encoded by the coding sequence ATGAGCAGCGAAACCAAACCGGGCCGCGAACTGACCGGTCGTCATGTGTTGGCGATCTTCGTTGGCGGCTTCGGCCTGATCATCGGGGTCAATCTCTTCATGGCCTATAACGCGGTCTCGACATTCCCCGGGCTGGAGGTCTCCTCCAGCTACGCGGACAGTCAGGATTACGACCTGCGCCGTGAAGCTCAAGAGGCGCTCGGCTGGAACGCATCGGTGGCGGTGGACGGGGATATCTTGACCCTGACCATGGTCGATGATGCGGGTCAGCCGGTCGCTCCGGCGGAGCTCAACGCGCTCCTAACCCGGCCAACGAACCAACGGGAAGACCAGCTTCTTGAGCTGAGCCGGGTCAATGGCGCCTTTACTGCGCCGGTTCAGGTGTCCGAGGGGCGCTGGCGCCTGCGCCTGACGGGCACGGCCCGCGATGGGACCGACTATCGCCACAACATCACTTTCACGCTGAGAGAGTAA
- the ccoG gene encoding cytochrome c oxidase accessory protein CcoG, with amino-acid sequence MSATEEPQKLYAAREPVFPKRVSGQFRNLKWIIMIVTLGIYYITPWIRWDRGPALPDQAVLIDMANRRFFFFWIEIWPHEFYFVAGLLIMAGLGLFLFTSALGRVWCGYTCPQTVWTDLFFAVERWIEGDRNARLRLWKANWDAKKVRLRITKYIAWLAIAVATGGAWVFYFADAPTLLVNLVTLQAHPVAYTTIGILTATTFVFGGFMREQVCIYMCPWPRIQAAMMDEHSITVAYRDWRGEPRGRGKDRHEGEGEAALGDCIDCNACVNVCPVGIDIRDGQQLECITCALCIDACDDIMEKIGKPRGLIDYMALTDEENERAGNQKISIWKHIFRPRTILYTALWSGIGIALVVMLFIRSEIDMTVAPIRNPQFVTMSDGSIRNTYDIRIRNMSHDDSTFQITLTSEAALEVGLEGTDLLTVDVPADTTHLQRVYVTAAPGSDPANRERTDFRFWVEDLQSTARTSRDTVFNGRDME; translated from the coding sequence ATGAGTGCCACGGAAGAGCCACAAAAGCTCTACGCCGCCCGCGAACCTGTTTTTCCGAAACGGGTCTCCGGTCAATTCCGCAATCTCAAATGGATCATTATGATCGTGACCCTGGGGATCTACTACATCACCCCCTGGATCCGGTGGGATCGTGGGCCAGCACTTCCCGACCAGGCCGTGCTGATCGACATGGCGAACCGGCGCTTCTTCTTCTTCTGGATCGAGATCTGGCCGCACGAGTTCTATTTTGTTGCGGGCCTTTTGATCATGGCCGGTCTCGGCCTGTTCCTCTTCACGTCTGCGCTTGGGCGAGTCTGGTGCGGCTATACCTGTCCGCAGACCGTTTGGACCGATCTCTTTTTTGCGGTTGAGCGCTGGATCGAGGGTGACCGAAACGCTCGGCTTCGCCTCTGGAAAGCGAATTGGGATGCCAAGAAAGTCCGGCTCAGGATCACCAAATATATCGCCTGGCTCGCCATTGCGGTGGCCACTGGCGGGGCCTGGGTGTTCTACTTTGCAGACGCCCCGACGCTTCTGGTCAATCTGGTCACGCTTCAGGCGCATCCCGTGGCCTACACCACCATCGGCATTCTAACCGCGACCACCTTTGTCTTTGGCGGGTTCATGCGCGAACAGGTCTGCATCTATATGTGCCCTTGGCCGCGCATTCAGGCCGCAATGATGGATGAGCACTCGATCACGGTTGCCTATCGCGATTGGCGCGGTGAGCCGCGCGGGCGTGGCAAGGATCGCCACGAGGGTGAGGGGGAGGCGGCGCTCGGCGACTGCATTGATTGCAATGCCTGCGTTAATGTCTGCCCTGTCGGGATTGATATTCGCGACGGCCAGCAGTTGGAATGCATCACCTGCGCGCTCTGCATCGACGCTTGCGATGACATCATGGAGAAGATTGGCAAGCCGCGCGGTTTGATCGACTATATGGCGCTGACCGATGAGGAAAACGAGCGCGCTGGCAATCAGAAGATTTCGATCTGGAAGCACATTTTCCGGCCTCGGACGATCCTCTATACGGCGCTCTGGTCCGGCATCGGCATTGCGCTTGTGGTGATGCTCTTCATCCGGTCCGAGATCGATATGACCGTCGCGCCGATCCGCAACCCGCAATTTGTCACCATGAGCGATGGCTCGATCCGCAACACCTATGACATCCGGATTCGCAACATGAGCCATGATGACAGCACGTTCCAAATCACGCTGACCTCCGAGGCGGCGTTGGAGGTTGGGTTGGAGGGCACGGATCTGCTGACCGTCGATGTGCCCGCCGACACGACTCATCTGCAACGGGTCTATGTCACTGCGGCACCTGGATCTGACCCGGCCAATCGGGAGCGCACGGATTTCCGCTTCTGGGTGGAAGATCTGCAAAGCACCGCCCGCACGTCACGCGATACCGTCTTCAACGGGAGAGATATGGAATGA
- the ccoP gene encoding cytochrome-c oxidase, cbb3-type subunit III, whose amino-acid sequence MTDDKNKHPDEQILQEGDPDTTGHVWDGIKEFNNPLPRWWLWTFYGTIAWGLLYTILYPAWPLINSATPGLLGYSTRANVAEDIAEFDSMNAPIRAQIEEVELAAINATDNPDLYSYAIQGGAATFATWCSQCHGSGAAGVQASGYPNLLDDDWLWGGTIEDIHYTVSHGIRNEDDLDARYSEMTAFDEILTDEEIASVVQYVRNISNQEADATLAAAGESVYLDNCAACHLDDGSGDRFLGAPNLTDAIWLYGGSEEAIEHTVRFSRFGVMPPWTERLSEAEIRSVAVYVHSLGGGE is encoded by the coding sequence ATGACCGACGACAAGAACAAACATCCCGACGAGCAGATCCTGCAAGAGGGCGACCCCGATACCACCGGCCATGTCTGGGACGGCATCAAGGAGTTCAACAACCCGCTTCCACGCTGGTGGCTTTGGACCTTCTACGGCACCATTGCCTGGGGATTGCTTTACACGATCCTCTATCCGGCGTGGCCGCTGATCAACAGTGCAACGCCGGGGCTGTTGGGCTACTCGACCCGTGCCAATGTGGCCGAGGATATTGCCGAGTTCGACAGCATGAACGCTCCGATCCGGGCGCAGATCGAAGAGGTCGAATTGGCGGCAATCAATGCTACCGATAACCCAGATCTCTACAGCTATGCGATCCAAGGCGGGGCCGCGACCTTTGCGACCTGGTGTTCCCAGTGTCACGGCTCGGGTGCGGCGGGCGTGCAAGCCTCGGGCTATCCGAACCTGCTCGACGATGACTGGCTCTGGGGCGGCACGATCGAAGACATTCACTACACCGTGTCCCACGGGATTCGGAATGAGGATGATCTCGACGCGCGCTACTCTGAGATGACCGCTTTTGACGAGATCCTCACCGATGAGGAGATTGCCAGCGTCGTGCAATATGTCCGCAACATCTCCAACCAAGAGGCGGACGCGACCTTGGCGGCGGCTGGCGAGAGTGTCTATCTCGACAATTGCGCCGCCTGTCACCTGGATGACGGCTCGGGCGACCGGTTCCTCGGCGCGCCGAACCTGACCGATGCGATCTGGCTCTATGGCGGGTCCGAAGAGGCGATTGAGCACACAGTGCGCTTTTCCCGCTTCGGCGTGATGCCCCCTTGGACCGAGCGTCTGTCCGAGGCTGAGATCCGCTCGGTCGCGGTCTATGTCCACTCTCTGGGTGGCGGCGAATAG
- a CDS encoding cbb3-type cytochrome c oxidase subunit 3: MEDTYTIMRIFAGSWGLMFLLIAFLAVIVFTLRPGSRKVHRDTANIPFRHDDKPAADDTAAPAQLKEARQ, encoded by the coding sequence ATGGAAGACACCTACACCATCATGCGGATCTTTGCCGGAAGCTGGGGCCTGATGTTCCTGCTTATCGCGTTCCTGGCGGTGATCGTATTCACCCTCAGACCCGGCAGCCGCAAAGTGCATCGCGACACGGCCAATATCCCGTTTCGGCATGACGACAAGCCGGCGGCGGATGACACCGCTGCTCCCGCCCAGTTGAAGGAGGCGCGGCAATGA
- the ccoO gene encoding cytochrome-c oxidase, cbb3-type subunit II: MATLDGHKKIETNATLLLTLSFLVVTIGGIVEIAPLFYLENTIEDVEGMRPYSPLELAGREVYIREGCYVCHSQMIRPMRDEVERYGHYSLAAESQYDHPFQWGSKRTGPDLARVGGRYSDEWHVDHMTDPQSVVPESVMPPYGFLSDNVLQPTYIADLMETHRFVGVPYTDEMIENAQLDFIEQATDFGDSGVVERYPGAQQRDFDGQPEVTEMDAIIAYLQMLGTLVDFSTFTPEEAAESR, translated from the coding sequence ATGGCAACTCTCGACGGACATAAGAAGATCGAGACCAACGCGACCCTTCTGCTGACACTCAGCTTTCTGGTCGTGACCATCGGCGGGATCGTGGAAATCGCGCCCCTCTTCTACCTGGAAAACACGATTGAGGATGTAGAGGGCATGCGCCCCTACTCCCCGCTCGAGTTGGCAGGCCGGGAAGTCTATATCCGGGAGGGCTGCTATGTCTGCCACTCCCAGATGATCCGGCCAATGCGGGACGAGGTGGAGCGCTATGGCCACTACAGCCTGGCGGCGGAATCGCAGTATGATCATCCGTTCCAGTGGGGTTCGAAACGGACCGGGCCCGATCTGGCCCGGGTCGGTGGCCGCTACTCGGATGAATGGCATGTGGACCACATGACCGATCCGCAATCGGTTGTGCCTGAATCGGTGATGCCGCCTTATGGCTTCCTCTCCGATAACGTGCTGCAGCCGACCTATATCGCGGATCTGATGGAAACCCATCGCTTTGTCGGCGTGCCTTACACCGACGAAATGATCGAAAACGCTCAGCTCGATTTCATCGAACAGGCGACCGATTTCGGCGATAGCGGTGTCGTGGAACGCTACCCTGGCGCGCAACAGCGTGACTTTGACGGGCAGCCGGAAGTGACCGAGATGGATGCGATCATCGCGTATCTGCAGATGCTGGGCACGCTGGTCGATTTCTCGACCTTCACGCCCGAAGAAGCTGCGGAAAGCCGGTAA
- a CDS encoding universal stress protein, giving the protein MAYKSILTILTDPAEVGPVLEAALPFARSEGAHLDVLCLGIDRTQTGYYFAGATALMHEETLAQAQALASEIEAAARARLEKTEISWGIEALVTQTASVAGIVARRARFADMVMLPKPYGEGQTSDAPVVVEAAMFQGQATAVVLPGGDKPVTATPERVVIAWNESAEALSAVRAALPILKTAKLVNILIIDPQRHAAEVADPGAELCQMLNRHGCQVEVSIVAQTLPRVSDVINRHVQDQNADFLVMGAYGHSRFREAILGGATRNLLENAIVPVLMAH; this is encoded by the coding sequence ATGGCCTATAAGAGCATTCTGACAATTCTCACCGATCCGGCAGAGGTCGGCCCCGTACTAGAGGCTGCTCTGCCCTTCGCCCGTTCCGAAGGCGCGCATCTTGATGTGCTTTGCCTCGGGATCGACCGCACACAGACCGGGTATTATTTTGCTGGCGCGACGGCGCTGATGCATGAAGAGACCCTCGCTCAAGCGCAAGCCCTGGCCAGCGAGATCGAAGCTGCCGCCCGCGCCCGCTTGGAGAAGACGGAAATCTCATGGGGGATCGAAGCTCTGGTCACGCAGACGGCCAGCGTGGCCGGAATCGTCGCCCGCCGGGCTCGGTTCGCTGACATGGTTATGTTGCCGAAGCCGTATGGTGAGGGGCAGACCTCTGACGCGCCGGTTGTGGTCGAAGCGGCGATGTTCCAAGGCCAAGCGACCGCCGTGGTTCTGCCCGGCGGCGACAAGCCGGTCACGGCGACGCCGGAACGGGTTGTCATCGCCTGGAATGAATCGGCTGAGGCCCTCTCGGCGGTTCGCGCGGCATTGCCGATCCTGAAAACCGCGAAACTGGTCAATATCCTGATCATCGACCCACAACGCCACGCGGCGGAGGTTGCCGATCCGGGTGCTGAGCTCTGCCAGATGCTCAACCGGCATGGGTGCCAAGTGGAAGTCTCAATCGTGGCGCAAACGCTGCCGCGGGTCTCGGATGTGATCAACCGACATGTTCAGGATCAAAACGCCGATTTCCTGGTGATGGGCGCCTATGGCCATTCCCGCTTCCGCGAAGCGATTTTGGGCGGGGCGACACGGAACCTGCTGGAGAATGCCATCGTGCCGGTCTTGATGGCGCACTAA